The DNA sequence TCTTCCTTTTTCGCTAGCCGGCGTCCTGCCAAGGCTCGAAACCATTCAGCAGCGGTTTGACCTGCGCCGGGTCGGTGACCTCGGCTTCGACCCCGGCGGGCATCGCGAGCACGAGGTAGGTGCCCCGCGCGGCGCAGCCGGCCACCGTCTCGGTCAGGGCCGCCGCGGCGACGGCGTCGACCGCCGTGGCCAGCGTGAAGTCCAGGACCATGCGGCGGACGTCGGCGGCGAACGCCGTTTCGATCGCGCGGTCGTACTCGGGTGTGAGGGCGGCGTCGAAGGCGCCGTCGATCGAGAGGATGACTTCGTCTTCCAGTAACACGCTGTGAAGTGCCATCCGGGCCTCCTGCCGACCGGGTCTGCCCACCTGGTACGGGTTTCGTCCCTGAAGGTTACGTCAGGCACCCCGGTGGGTGCAGGGTGGAAGCGCACCTGCCGACGTCGACGAGGGCGGACCCATGAGCGCACAGTTACCGGTCTTCTCCCTGGTGATCGACGGCAAGGCCGTCGGCGCCCGCTCCGGGCGCACCTTCGAGTCGCAGAACCCGTACACCGGGCAGCCGTGGGCGGTCGTGCCGGACGGCGGGCCCGAGGACGTCGACGACGCCGTCGCCGCGGCCCGGGCGGCGCTCGACGGCGAGTGGGGCACGCTGACGGGGTTCGCGCGAGCGGCCCTGCTGCACCGGCTCGGCGACCTCATCGGCGAGCACGCCGAACGGCTCGCGCGGCTCGAGGTCAACGACTCCGGCAAGCTCTACCGCGAGATGCTCGGCCAGCTCACCGGCCTGGGCGGCTGGTACCACTACTACGCGGGCCTGGCCGACAAGATCGAAGGCCGCCAGATCCCGGCGCCGAACCCGGACTACCTCGTCTACACCCGCCGCGAGCCGGTCGGTGTCGTCGCGGCCATCACGCCGTGGAACTCGCCGCTGCTGCTGCTCGCCTGGAAGCTCGCGCCCGCGCTGGCCGCCGGCTGCACGGTCGTCGTGAAGCCGTCCGAGCACGCCCCCGTCTCGACGCTCGGGCTGGCCGAGCTGATCACCGAGGCCGGCTTCCCGCCCGGCGTCGTCAACGTCGTCACCGGTCTTTCGCGCGAGACGGGCGCGGCGCTCGCCGGGCACCCGGGCGTCGACAAGGTCGCGTTCACCGGGTCGACCGCCACCGGCCGGGCCGTCGCGGTGGCGGCCGCGGAGAACCTCAACAAGGTGACGCTGGAGCTGGGCGGCAAGTCGCCGCAGGTGGTGTTCCCCGACGCCGACCTCGCCGCGGCCGCGAACGGCGTCGTCGCCGGGGTGTTCGCCGCCACCGGCCAGACGTGCATGGCCGGCTCGCGGCTGATCGTGCACGCCGACGTCCACGACGAGCTGATCCGCCTGATCGCCGGGCGCGCCGCGGCGATCAGGCTGGGCGACCCGAACGAGCCCGCCACCGAGATGGGCCCGGTCGCGAACGCGCCGCAGTACGCGAAGGTGCTGCGCCACCTGGAAACCGCGAAGGCCGAAGGCGCGACCGTCGCGTGCGGCGGCGTG is a window from the Amycolatopsis sp. NBC_00355 genome containing:
- a CDS encoding STAS domain-containing protein, whose translation is MALHSVLLEDEVILSIDGAFDAALTPEYDRAIETAFAADVRRMVLDFTLATAVDAVAAAALTETVAGCAARGTYLVLAMPAGVEAEVTDPAQVKPLLNGFEPWQDAG
- a CDS encoding aldehyde dehydrogenase, yielding MSAQLPVFSLVIDGKAVGARSGRTFESQNPYTGQPWAVVPDGGPEDVDDAVAAARAALDGEWGTLTGFARAALLHRLGDLIGEHAERLARLEVNDSGKLYREMLGQLTGLGGWYHYYAGLADKIEGRQIPAPNPDYLVYTRREPVGVVAAITPWNSPLLLLAWKLAPALAAGCTVVVKPSEHAPVSTLGLAELITEAGFPPGVVNVVTGLSRETGAALAGHPGVDKVAFTGSTATGRAVAVAAAENLNKVTLELGGKSPQVVFPDADLAAAANGVVAGVFAATGQTCMAGSRLIVHADVHDELIRLIAGRAAAIRLGDPNEPATEMGPVANAPQYAKVLRHLETAKAEGATVACGGVPDPGLGGLFVQPTVLTGVTPASTIFREEVFGPVLAALPFTDEAEAIRLANDTPYGLAGAVWTKDVHRAHRVAAKLKAGTVWVNAYRVVAPSVPFGGVKDSGLGRENGVHAIDEYLTDKAVWVELSGGTRDPFTLG